One window of the Granulicella arctica genome contains the following:
- a CDS encoding glycoside hydrolase family 76 protein yields the protein MPRLLAGSVVAAMLLMFSSFLPRANAQGSAQPTLAQQTKAGIDEMQRLYTPSTGLYQGTNWWPSANELTTLADYSLLTNSTSYSGIFANTLQLAPNQNAGFLDNFYDDEGWWALAWIAAYDVTKNPQYLTTAGSIFADMTGGWDSTCGGGIWWSKDRAYKNAIANELFLSVAAHLANRTAASDRAGYLSWANQEWAWFQGSGMINSQNLINDGLTTSTCTNNGQTTWTYNQGVVLGGLVELNQAQPAPVLMATANSIAQSAISHLTDSNGVLHDAGEPNLGADGPQFKGVFLRNLMALTSVSPQQQYADFALTNAESIWYTSRNANNAFGQVWTGPFDAVYTASQGSAVDAFVAALAASQNPSLNTLPDFTLTASPASFNLVPGGAAVATVMLTPENGFANTVELRASVVQAPAGVTASIASSTLTGSGQTTLNIDTTGQTPGGTLVVAVTGTSGGLIHTAYVQLLLPDFVLSTTASILYLNQGGSTSTAVAVNAINGFASQVALSVAGVPPLVSARFSPPAATGTSKLILAASVTAPTTSGAQITVSGTSGSTSHTAASLPVAISAGLGECGLGDIVNLSSSYNLTAIRSDGAAFTDGGIDSLGDALSGEVLTRNRVLNGIHFHMGEANVPNAVYGAGQVIALPHRRYQTLQLLGTGIQGTQMNQVVTITYTDGSTSQLLASFSDWFSPSVNVNEEEAIAMPYRNTSSGTADDRQFNVYGYTLLLDSSKPVKSMTLPLNRNVVVLAATLSELPLGKEVNLSSVYNATGITTDGTSTPSNGGVDGEGYTFSANALNDLGAGEEIVVGPSRFHLAAGNVSDVMYAAGQTVTLPAGVYTELKLLGTGVQGNQADQAFIVHYDDGSSETVHQSFSDWFSVSGNSNESVAVKLAYRNGSNGMAAGGPLNLYLYTFKLSPFKPIKSITLPVNRNVVVFSVTLVPLSAVDLETVICPVLDNFSGW from the coding sequence ATGCCTCGTCTTCTCGCCGGGTCCGTCGTAGCAGCGATGTTGTTGATGTTCAGCTCATTCTTGCCGCGAGCAAACGCGCAAGGATCAGCGCAACCGACACTGGCACAGCAAACTAAGGCTGGCATCGACGAGATGCAACGGCTGTACACGCCTTCGACCGGGCTCTACCAGGGAACAAACTGGTGGCCATCTGCGAACGAACTCACTACGCTGGCCGATTATTCCCTGTTAACCAATTCGACGAGCTACAGCGGCATCTTCGCAAATACGCTCCAGTTGGCGCCCAACCAAAATGCTGGTTTTCTGGACAACTTTTATGACGACGAAGGATGGTGGGCTCTGGCTTGGATCGCCGCTTACGATGTGACCAAGAACCCGCAATACCTCACTACAGCCGGTTCAATCTTCGCCGATATGACGGGCGGCTGGGACTCAACATGTGGCGGCGGTATCTGGTGGAGCAAAGATCGGGCTTACAAGAATGCGATTGCGAATGAGCTCTTTCTGTCGGTAGCGGCTCATCTGGCGAACCGGACCGCGGCAAGCGATCGGGCAGGGTACCTCTCCTGGGCCAACCAGGAGTGGGCCTGGTTTCAAGGTTCGGGGATGATCAACAGCCAGAACTTGATTAATGATGGTCTGACGACTTCTACCTGCACGAACAACGGGCAGACTACGTGGACTTACAACCAGGGGGTTGTGCTGGGTGGTCTTGTTGAGTTGAACCAGGCACAGCCGGCTCCTGTGCTTATGGCGACTGCGAATAGCATTGCCCAGTCTGCCATCAGCCACCTGACGGACAGTAATGGTGTGCTGCATGACGCCGGTGAGCCGAACCTTGGAGCGGACGGTCCACAGTTCAAGGGTGTGTTCCTGCGCAATCTAATGGCACTTACATCGGTGTCCCCGCAGCAACAGTACGCGGACTTTGCACTGACGAACGCCGAAAGCATCTGGTACACCTCGCGAAATGCGAACAATGCGTTCGGACAAGTTTGGACGGGACCGTTCGACGCCGTCTATACCGCCAGTCAAGGCTCAGCGGTGGACGCTTTCGTCGCTGCGCTAGCCGCATCGCAAAACCCGAGCTTGAATACACTTCCCGACTTTACCCTGACTGCATCTCCCGCTTCGTTTAACCTCGTGCCCGGGGGGGCGGCAGTGGCTACGGTGATGCTTACGCCGGAGAACGGCTTTGCAAACACAGTGGAACTGAGAGCCTCCGTTGTTCAGGCACCGGCCGGAGTGACGGCCTCGATTGCAAGCTCAACACTGACCGGTAGCGGGCAGACGACACTAAACATCGATACAACAGGGCAGACACCTGGAGGCACACTGGTGGTTGCGGTGACCGGCACCAGTGGCGGACTGATCCACACTGCCTATGTGCAGCTCCTCTTGCCGGATTTCGTCCTTAGTACCACGGCTTCGATACTCTACCTGAATCAGGGTGGAAGCACGAGCACGGCGGTTGCGGTGAATGCTATTAATGGATTTGCAAGCCAGGTTGCTCTCTCGGTAGCGGGCGTTCCACCGCTTGTCAGCGCGAGATTTTCTCCACCGGCGGCTACCGGGACCAGCAAGTTGATACTCGCTGCCAGCGTGACCGCTCCGACCACAAGCGGGGCACAGATCACGGTCTCCGGTACCTCGGGTAGCACCTCGCACACGGCTGCATCACTCCCCGTAGCAATCAGCGCAGGACTTGGAGAGTGCGGGCTTGGCGATATCGTGAACCTTTCAAGCAGCTACAACCTCACGGCGATTCGTTCGGATGGTGCCGCCTTTACTGACGGCGGCATCGATAGTTTGGGGGACGCTCTATCCGGGGAGGTGCTGACACGAAACCGTGTGCTGAACGGGATCCACTTTCACATGGGTGAAGCCAATGTTCCGAATGCGGTTTACGGAGCCGGGCAGGTGATCGCTCTGCCCCACCGAAGGTATCAAACACTTCAGCTACTGGGTACTGGTATTCAAGGCACTCAGATGAATCAAGTTGTCACCATAACCTATACCGACGGCTCAACTTCGCAACTACTTGCCAGCTTCAGCGACTGGTTCAGTCCGTCGGTAAATGTCAACGAGGAAGAAGCTATTGCGATGCCGTACCGTAACACGAGCAGCGGCACTGCTGACGATCGTCAGTTCAATGTGTACGGCTACACCCTGTTGCTCGACAGTAGCAAGCCTGTGAAAAGCATGACGCTGCCGTTAAATCGTAATGTCGTAGTGTTGGCGGCAACCTTATCTGAACTACCGTTGGGCAAAGAGGTGAACCTGTCCAGCGTCTACAACGCTACAGGCATCACCACAGACGGAACGTCCACACCGTCGAATGGCGGGGTGGATGGAGAGGGCTATACGTTTTCAGCAAACGCGCTCAACGATCTGGGAGCAGGAGAAGAGATCGTGGTTGGTCCGTCTCGGTTTCACTTAGCGGCCGGCAATGTATCGGATGTGATGTACGCCGCCGGGCAGACTGTAACCCTCCCTGCGGGCGTCTACACTGAGCTAAAACTATTAGGAACAGGAGTGCAGGGGAATCAAGCCGATCAGGCGTTCATCGTGCACTATGATGATGGCTCATCTGAGACAGTCCATCAGAGCTTCAGCGACTGGTTCTCAGTGTCCGGAAATTCGAATGAATCGGTCGCAGTCAAGTTGGCATACCGTAATGGTAGCAACGGGATGGCGGCCGGCGGTCCATTAAACCTCTACCTCTATACGTTCAAGCTTTCTCCGTTCAAGCCGATCAAGAGCATTACGCTTCCAGTCAACAGGAATGTCGTCGTGTTCTCCGTAACGCTGGTTCCGCTTTCAGCTGTGGACCTGGAGACAGTGATTTGTCCCGTGTTGGATAACTTTTCCGGCTGGTAG
- a CDS encoding 3-keto-disaccharide hydrolase, whose product MPGKKDVSFNRVMTKILFIAMAATTLASTVIAQDTKAFLGRWDMTVTPVTGKSYPQWIELTESGGKIEGRVQPRGGAWHLITDATMDSGKLIVTVGEAAPGEAVRWELTSPDAGKLTGVEKRGGVDGPMLAGVKAPLLDRSMPKKWTKPAPLFDGKDLKGWEPIGNVENNKWVARDGELVNDNPEVPGQRGHGAANIMTTEKFQDFKLHIEVNCPEGGNSGIYLRGRYELQVGTEGGKLPSHEMGAIYSYFPPPEGAENNLGKWTTFDVTFVGRRVTVLRDGRMYHDNVEIPGPTGGALDSNEAEPGPFYLQGDHHGVIMYRNITISVPKG is encoded by the coding sequence ATGCCCGGAAAGAAAGACGTTTCATTCAACCGCGTAATGACGAAGATTCTGTTTATAGCTATGGCAGCGACCACGCTTGCCTCGACTGTCATCGCGCAAGACACCAAAGCGTTTCTTGGCCGCTGGGACATGACTGTTACTCCAGTCACTGGTAAATCTTATCCGCAGTGGATCGAGCTTACTGAGAGCGGCGGCAAAATTGAAGGTCGCGTTCAGCCGAGAGGTGGTGCATGGCATCTGATCACAGACGCCACTATGGATTCGGGCAAACTGATCGTGACTGTGGGAGAAGCGGCTCCCGGTGAAGCCGTTCGCTGGGAGCTCACATCTCCCGACGCAGGCAAGCTAACCGGCGTCGAGAAGCGCGGTGGCGTCGACGGCCCGATGCTCGCTGGCGTGAAGGCACCTCTACTGGATCGGTCCATGCCGAAGAAGTGGACGAAACCGGCGCCCCTTTTCGACGGCAAAGATCTCAAGGGTTGGGAGCCGATAGGTAACGTTGAGAACAACAAATGGGTGGCTCGCGATGGCGAATTGGTGAATGACAATCCAGAGGTGCCCGGTCAACGAGGACACGGTGCTGCCAACATCATGACGACAGAGAAGTTCCAGGACTTCAAGCTGCATATTGAAGTGAACTGTCCGGAAGGCGGCAATAGCGGCATCTATCTGCGCGGTCGCTACGAGCTACAGGTAGGCACAGAGGGCGGAAAGCTGCCATCGCACGAGATGGGCGCGATCTACAGTTACTTTCCGCCACCAGAGGGTGCAGAAAATAATCTCGGAAAGTGGACGACCTTCGACGTGACCTTCGTCGGCAGACGTGTGACGGTCTTGCGTGATGGCAGGATGTATCACGACAATGTCGAGATTCCTGGCCCGACCGGAGGCGCTCTTGACAGCAATGAGGCCGAGCCCGGGCCGTTCTATCTGCAGGGGGATCACCACGGGGTCATCATGTATCGCAACATTACCATCTCGGTGCCGAAAGGGTAA
- a CDS encoding SDR family NAD(P)-dependent oxidoreductase, whose protein sequence is MGKLEGKVAVITGGSSGMALASAMRFVEEGAYVFITGRRQEALDEAVNLIGRNVTGVRGDVSNLDDLDRLFDTVKRVRGKIDILYASAGTGEAVPLGEITEQHFDTAFGLNARGTLFTVQKALPLFNDGGSIFMNGSIASIKGFPGFSVYAASKATLLAFARGWLNELKGRKIRVNVLSPGQIATPIQEQLFDEETKRYFESLVPRGKMGGPEEIATVALFLASDDSSFVNGVELYVDGGTSAI, encoded by the coding sequence ATGGGAAAGCTTGAAGGAAAAGTTGCAGTCATCACGGGTGGATCGAGCGGCATGGCGCTGGCGAGCGCCATGCGATTCGTTGAAGAAGGCGCCTACGTTTTCATCACGGGCCGGAGGCAGGAGGCGCTCGATGAGGCCGTCAATCTGATTGGCCGGAACGTGACCGGCGTTCGCGGCGACGTGTCCAATCTTGACGACCTCGACCGCCTGTTCGATACGGTCAAGCGGGTACGGGGCAAAATCGACATCCTGTACGCGAGCGCTGGCACGGGCGAAGCCGTACCATTGGGCGAAATTACCGAACAGCACTTCGATACGGCCTTTGGCTTGAATGCGCGCGGCACGCTGTTTACGGTTCAGAAGGCGTTGCCGCTGTTCAACGATGGCGGGTCGATCTTCATGAACGGGTCAATTGCTTCGATCAAAGGTTTCCCTGGTTTTAGCGTGTATGCGGCGAGTAAGGCGACGTTGCTCGCATTCGCACGCGGGTGGCTCAACGAACTGAAGGGCCGGAAAATCCGGGTGAACGTGCTCAGCCCCGGGCAGATCGCCACACCCATTCAGGAGCAACTCTTCGACGAGGAAACGAAGCGGTATTTCGAATCCCTGGTCCCGCGGGGAAAGATGGGTGGTCCTGAGGAAATTGCGACGGTCGCGCTGTTCCTTGCTTCAGACGATTCGAGCTTCGTGAATGGGGTGGAGTTGTATGTCGACGGCGGCACCTCGGCCATCTGA
- a CDS encoding cytochrome c3 family protein: MRKLLFMCVVLSALSVLIHAQDASSSASKPAPQATGVAPVQPIAFDHKLHAETAKMTCNDCHAERGNGSTVAMPQAPKCMTCHASVATDKPDIQRLAAAAKNEEPIAWTRVYRVPSFVTFSHKTHAGSTCEECHGPVAQRTAISLEKDTHMGTCIACHAAKQAPTGCDTCHGIMSKNGKMPFDVDGPALARLQLAGRKPAIAELLLSGTGSKRPFDALAGFLYAPAL; this comes from the coding sequence TTGCGGAAGCTGCTCTTCATGTGTGTCGTACTATCCGCCCTGAGTGTGCTCATTCACGCGCAGGACGCCAGTTCTTCGGCTTCGAAGCCAGCCCCACAGGCCACTGGCGTCGCTCCGGTACAGCCCATTGCCTTTGACCACAAGCTTCACGCCGAGACCGCGAAGATGACCTGCAACGACTGTCACGCGGAGCGCGGCAATGGTTCGACGGTTGCTATGCCCCAGGCGCCAAAATGCATGACGTGTCATGCTTCCGTCGCCACCGATAAGCCTGACATTCAACGGCTTGCCGCGGCTGCCAAGAACGAGGAACCCATCGCCTGGACCCGAGTTTATCGCGTTCCGTCGTTTGTGACCTTTAGCCACAAGACCCACGCAGGCAGCACATGCGAGGAGTGCCACGGGCCGGTAGCTCAGCGAACCGCGATCTCGCTCGAAAAGGACACCCACATGGGCACGTGTATCGCCTGTCACGCGGCGAAACAGGCACCCACAGGTTGCGACACGTGTCACGGCATCATGTCGAAGAATGGCAAAATGCCCTTTGATGTGGATGGCCCTGCGCTTGCCCGTCTTCAACTCGCAGGACGGAAGCCAGCTATTGCGGAACTGCTATTGAGTGGTACTGGTTCGAAGCGGCCGTTCGATGCTCTCGCTGGTTTCCTGTACGCGCCCGCCCTGTAG
- a CDS encoding gluconate 2-dehydrogenase subunit 3 family protein: MKRRDFVKGLAMATATASTALGQQQPAPQAQNPPPATSTVDQGTMAVQPSAASSPKAVSRMQRDSQVRTPTIPVSQPDAVAMTEARYFTPVRFASLVRLCELLMPANDDYPSSIKAGTPEFLDFYIGASPVEHQVMYNTGLDRLNADCMKQCSLPFAKADAKQADAVIRPFLKGWMNDHPPTEVHFRFVSLAHRDIRTSTINSPAWATAAEAVGERTPGVGLYWHPIDPGIQTWVSHGMAQATPTPKLKHS, encoded by the coding sequence ATGAAACGGCGCGACTTTGTAAAGGGCCTTGCTATGGCAACGGCAACGGCAAGTACAGCTCTAGGGCAGCAGCAGCCTGCTCCCCAGGCTCAGAATCCACCTCCAGCCACCAGCACGGTGGATCAAGGAACGATGGCGGTGCAGCCCTCTGCAGCGTCCAGCCCGAAGGCGGTTTCTCGCATGCAGCGAGATTCGCAGGTCCGCACGCCAACCATTCCTGTCTCGCAGCCCGATGCAGTGGCCATGACCGAGGCGCGTTATTTCACGCCGGTGCGCTTCGCCTCCCTGGTGCGTCTGTGTGAATTGCTGATGCCGGCAAACGACGACTATCCCAGCAGCATCAAGGCGGGAACACCAGAGTTCCTGGATTTCTATATCGGCGCATCGCCGGTCGAGCACCAGGTCATGTACAACACTGGCCTCGACCGTTTGAACGCCGACTGCATGAAGCAGTGCAGCCTGCCGTTTGCAAAGGCTGACGCGAAGCAGGCTGACGCTGTGATCCGCCCATTCCTGAAAGGCTGGATGAATGATCATCCGCCCACCGAAGTTCATTTCCGCTTCGTCAGTCTGGCGCATCGTGATATCCGCACGTCGACGATCAACTCGCCTGCATGGGCAACGGCAGCCGAGGCAGTAGGAGAGCGCACGCCAGGCGTCGGACTTTACTGGCATCCCATCGATCCTGGCATTCAGACATGGGTAAGTCATGGCATGGCGCAGGCTACTCCCACCCCGAAACTGAAGCACTCCTAA
- a CDS encoding metallophosphoesterase family protein — MNDALDASKGESLTVAQRDALIVRLQAAWNNLPADKQAALKPMLDNAHVQLSELVATGKPPAHNTQQTLRMKSYLTGDWDGHLAAIQQPINQAVAQPLAAPAVAIAAPALAAAIEVCVGPDGEILGTGKYQQLDPRWELVAGTVWLENLLHKHPFPAGTPEILPMDDDVSFALLSDFGTGNFGAGDSPSTKISKFVPTLNPDYTIHLGDTYYAGTSGEEVSNLINFWPTGSKGSFTMNSNHEMYSGGGPYFNEAVGGPTFNKLQSPYSFFALENTHWIIVGLDSAYYSDVLTLYMNGTLGTGNAQIAFLQEIAKKGKKVIVMTHHNGLPESGIPGAAPLQLFTEVMGAFAGQAPPAYWYWGHAHAGVAYTALAEQNGMLCRCIGHAALPWGLSSDLQAGQAQGKVEWFEQCNAGDPDNNLRVFNGFLGLQLNGPDLVETFYDETGRVAWRPGTVDKRCS, encoded by the coding sequence ATGAATGATGCATTGGACGCGAGCAAGGGTGAATCTCTGACGGTGGCACAACGCGACGCACTGATCGTGCGGCTGCAGGCTGCCTGGAACAATCTTCCTGCCGACAAGCAAGCGGCCTTGAAGCCGATGCTGGACAACGCACATGTGCAGTTGAGCGAGTTAGTGGCGACCGGGAAGCCACCAGCACATAACACCCAGCAGACACTGCGCATGAAGAGCTATTTGACAGGCGATTGGGACGGGCATCTTGCTGCGATTCAGCAGCCGATCAACCAGGCGGTAGCTCAACCGCTTGCAGCACCAGCGGTGGCCATCGCAGCACCAGCGCTGGCGGCGGCAATCGAGGTCTGCGTCGGTCCGGATGGGGAAATTCTTGGCACGGGTAAGTATCAGCAGCTCGACCCACGGTGGGAGTTGGTGGCGGGAACGGTGTGGCTCGAGAACCTGCTGCACAAACATCCTTTTCCGGCCGGGACGCCAGAAATTCTGCCCATGGATGATGATGTGAGCTTCGCGCTGCTGAGCGACTTCGGCACGGGAAACTTCGGGGCAGGGGACTCGCCCAGTACGAAGATTTCAAAGTTCGTTCCGACCCTGAATCCGGACTACACGATTCATCTGGGCGATACCTACTATGCGGGAACAAGCGGAGAAGAGGTGAGTAACCTGATCAACTTCTGGCCGACTGGTTCGAAGGGATCGTTCACCATGAATTCGAATCACGAGATGTACTCGGGCGGTGGACCGTACTTCAACGAGGCTGTGGGAGGACCGACGTTCAACAAGCTGCAATCGCCTTATAGTTTTTTTGCGCTCGAGAACACGCACTGGATTATCGTCGGGCTCGACTCTGCATATTATTCGGATGTTCTGACGCTTTACATGAATGGCACACTGGGCACGGGTAATGCACAGATCGCCTTTCTGCAGGAGATCGCGAAGAAGGGTAAGAAGGTGATTGTGATGACCCATCACAATGGTCTGCCAGAGAGCGGCATACCGGGAGCCGCACCACTTCAATTGTTTACCGAAGTCATGGGCGCATTCGCGGGGCAGGCTCCGCCCGCCTATTGGTACTGGGGACATGCGCACGCCGGGGTGGCGTACACGGCGCTGGCAGAACAGAACGGTATGCTTTGCCGGTGCATCGGCCATGCTGCGCTGCCGTGGGGTCTATCGTCTGACCTACAGGCCGGACAGGCGCAGGGCAAGGTCGAGTGGTTTGAACAATGCAATGCGGGTGACCCGGATAATAATCTGCGGGTGTTCAACGGATTTCTGGGCCTGCAACTGAATGGGCCGGACCTGGTTGAGACGTTTTATGATGAGACCGGTCGGGTGGCGTGGCGTCCCGGAACGGTCGACAAGCGCTGCTCTTAG
- a CDS encoding GMC oxidoreductase, which yields MAQKKVDVLIIGSGHTGGMAAKILTEKGIACTMLDAGPMLNFERDRELKPVHELPFRGFDAPGRLPHVYQASEFNSNMWVDEKVIPYYHPPDQPYNWVRVRSVGGRSPFWGRQSFRHSDFEFKCKDHDGFGENWPISLNDLLPYYPRVEDIFRVTGHTDGLPQYPDGKFIEDKSPWSGAMQRFVDAGKKQGVPVTKARSALGKDGMAASLNLVVPDAVATGKLTTIPNAVVTQITVDKNTGLADGVLFVDRHSHREMVLKARVVIVAAGTLETTRLLMISNICNSSGALGHYLTDQIYGAGIICSVPEARDGKGGHGLMGGGALIPRFRNLETKSNGFLRGYAVNVSTNSGPFDPRALPFYGKELDQKLQTYNGSGFSTNIMGETLGHYENHVTLNKQVVDAWGMPTLNIYTKYTSNETNMTKDYIDTMSAMAEAAGFDILVKNHEFNPPGYSIHEQGTARMSDDPKKGVVNKWNQSHDMKNLFITDASVFVSAGWQNPTITMCALAMRASDYLAEEMRKGNV from the coding sequence ATGGCGCAGAAGAAGGTTGACGTTCTCATCATCGGGTCAGGACACACAGGCGGCATGGCCGCGAAGATCCTCACCGAAAAAGGTATCGCCTGCACCATGCTGGATGCGGGTCCTATGCTCAACTTCGAGAGAGACCGCGAGTTGAAGCCCGTGCACGAGCTACCGTTTCGTGGCTTCGACGCACCGGGCCGACTCCCTCACGTGTATCAGGCCAGCGAGTTCAACTCGAACATGTGGGTCGACGAGAAGGTTATCCCGTACTACCATCCACCGGATCAGCCATACAACTGGGTCCGTGTCCGCAGTGTGGGCGGCCGTTCACCATTCTGGGGACGTCAGTCCTTTCGCCATAGCGACTTTGAATTCAAGTGCAAAGACCATGACGGCTTTGGAGAAAACTGGCCGATCTCTCTGAACGATCTACTCCCGTACTACCCACGCGTTGAGGATATCTTCCGCGTAACGGGCCACACGGACGGTCTGCCGCAGTATCCTGACGGCAAGTTTATCGAAGACAAGTCTCCCTGGTCCGGGGCCATGCAGCGGTTCGTCGACGCCGGCAAGAAGCAGGGCGTGCCGGTTACTAAGGCGCGTTCCGCTCTGGGCAAAGACGGCATGGCTGCGTCGCTCAACCTGGTCGTCCCCGATGCAGTCGCTACTGGCAAACTCACCACCATCCCCAACGCAGTCGTAACGCAGATCACGGTTGATAAGAACACGGGCCTGGCGGACGGCGTCCTCTTCGTCGATCGTCACTCGCATCGCGAGATGGTGCTCAAGGCACGTGTAGTGATCGTTGCTGCGGGTACGCTTGAGACGACCCGCCTGCTGATGATCTCGAATATCTGCAACTCCAGCGGAGCGCTTGGTCATTACCTCACGGATCAGATCTATGGGGCGGGAATCATCTGCTCGGTTCCAGAGGCGCGTGACGGCAAAGGTGGCCATGGCCTCATGGGAGGAGGCGCCCTGATCCCACGCTTCCGCAATCTGGAGACCAAAAGCAACGGCTTTCTTCGCGGCTATGCGGTCAACGTCTCCACGAATAGCGGACCGTTCGATCCACGTGCGTTGCCTTTCTATGGCAAGGAACTCGACCAGAAGCTGCAGACCTACAACGGGAGCGGTTTTTCGACGAACATCATGGGCGAGACGCTTGGACACTACGAGAATCACGTCACGCTCAACAAGCAGGTGGTGGATGCCTGGGGTATGCCCACGCTGAACATCTACACCAAGTACACCAGCAACGAAACGAACATGACCAAGGACTATATCGACACCATGTCTGCGATGGCAGAAGCAGCCGGGTTCGATATCCTGGTGAAGAATCATGAGTTCAACCCGCCCGGGTACTCCATTCATGAGCAGGGAACCGCGCGCATGAGCGATGATCCGAAAAAGGGTGTCGTGAACAAGTGGAATCAAAGCCACGACATGAAAAATCTGTTCATCACCGACGCCAGTGTCTTTGTGAGTGCGGGGTGGCAGAACCCCACGATCACCATGTGTGCACTCGCGATGCGGGCGTCGGATTATCTTGCAGAAGAGATGCGCAAAGGAAACGTCTGA
- the ispG gene encoding flavodoxin-dependent (E)-4-hydroxy-3-methylbut-2-enyl-diphosphate synthase has translation MPQINRRRSIPVNIGGVLTGFGHPVVVQSMTNTDTADIDSTVQQVAALARAGSELVRITVNNDDAAKAVPYIVEQLAAKGWTTPLIGDFHYNGHQLLARYPDCAQSLAKYRINPGNCSIGRKDDDNFRTMVEVAVKHQKPVRIGVNWGSLDQALLTKMMDENSRLSQPLEARDVMMEAMVVSALDNAAAAERYGLRRDQIILSAKVSGVRDLIDVYTELASRCDYTLHLGLTEAGMGMKGVVASTAGLSPLLLAGIGDTIRVSLTPTPGGDRSEEVRCGQQILQSLNIRSFMPQVTSCPGCGRTTSTYFQELAERIQSYLVESMPEWKKQYPGVEELKLAVMGCIVNGPGESKHANIGISLPGTFEEPKAPVYIDGKLAMTLKGDRIVEEFQVILDEYVQKRYGHILVEV, from the coding sequence ATGCCGCAGATCAATCGTCGCCGGTCCATCCCGGTCAATATCGGTGGCGTCCTCACAGGCTTCGGACACCCCGTCGTGGTCCAATCCATGACCAACACCGACACCGCAGATATTGACTCCACCGTCCAGCAGGTCGCTGCCCTCGCGCGCGCCGGCTCGGAGCTCGTCCGCATTACTGTCAACAACGACGACGCCGCCAAAGCCGTCCCCTACATCGTCGAGCAGCTAGCAGCCAAGGGTTGGACCACACCCCTCATCGGCGACTTTCACTATAACGGCCATCAGCTCCTCGCCAGGTATCCTGACTGTGCTCAGTCCCTCGCCAAGTATCGTATCAATCCCGGCAACTGCTCTATCGGCCGTAAAGATGACGATAACTTCCGCACCATGGTTGAGGTCGCCGTCAAGCATCAGAAGCCCGTTCGGATCGGTGTCAACTGGGGTTCGCTCGATCAGGCTCTCCTCACCAAGATGATGGATGAGAACTCAAGGCTCTCGCAGCCGCTCGAAGCTCGCGACGTCATGATGGAAGCCATGGTTGTCTCCGCTCTCGACAACGCCGCTGCCGCCGAACGCTACGGCCTCCGTCGCGACCAGATCATCCTCTCAGCCAAAGTCTCGGGTGTTCGCGACCTCATCGACGTCTACACCGAACTCGCCAGCCGTTGCGACTACACCCTTCACCTCGGCCTCACCGAAGCAGGCATGGGCATGAAGGGCGTTGTTGCCTCTACCGCTGGCCTGTCCCCGCTCCTCCTCGCCGGTATCGGCGACACCATCCGTGTCTCACTTACGCCTACGCCCGGCGGCGATCGCTCCGAAGAGGTCCGCTGCGGACAGCAGATTCTCCAATCCCTCAATATCCGCTCCTTCATGCCGCAGGTCACCTCCTGTCCGGGCTGCGGTCGCACCACCTCCACCTACTTTCAGGAGTTGGCAGAACGCATCCAGTCCTATCTCGTCGAATCCATGCCCGAGTGGAAGAAGCAATATCCCGGCGTCGAAGAGCTCAAACTAGCCGTCATGGGCTGTATCGTCAATGGCCCCGGCGAAAGCAAGCATGCCAACATTGGCATCTCTCTTCCCGGCACCTTTGAAGAGCCCAAGGCACCCGTCTATATCGATGGCAAGCTGGCCATGACCCTCAAAGGCGACCGCATCGTAGAAGAGTTTCAGGTCATCCTGGACGAGTACGTGCAAAAGCGCTACGGCCATATCCTCGTCGAGGTCTAA